The proteins below come from a single Asanoa ferruginea genomic window:
- a CDS encoding PLP-dependent aminotransferase family protein encodes MIPLDRAAGVALHRQIEAGIRDRIRSGRLPLGASLPPTRTLATDLGVSRGIVVEAYQQLVAEGYLSSRPGGYTRVAAGPAEPPPVLPPARASGAVVDFGYGRADVAHFPRAAWLRSLRRVLTHAPDERFGYASGQGVPELRLALADYLNRVRGTVVTPSTVVVTNGFAQGIALVVQQLARRGARRIAVEDPSPDDDARAHARAAGLEVIGVPVGPDGVDVRSLEAVSADALVLTPSHQWPTGGVLPAAARSAVLRWARTSGAVVIEDDYDAEHRYDRAPVGALQGLDPDRVIYAGTASKTLAPGLRVGWLVAPPGWVDDLAAAKVDADRGSSAIDQLALADFLAHGEFDRHLRRMRPVYRRRRDALLAALAAHLPGFRPAGVAAGLHLVAWLPPGLTEEAVVTAGLSRGVAVYGVGRYRLSPGPAGLIFGYATLDPPAIEEGIAHLAAALRSDDSRHT; translated from the coding sequence ATGATCCCGCTGGACCGTGCGGCGGGCGTTGCGCTGCACCGGCAGATCGAGGCCGGGATCCGCGACCGGATTCGCTCCGGGCGGTTGCCGCTCGGTGCGTCGCTGCCGCCGACCCGCACGCTCGCGACCGACCTCGGCGTTTCCCGGGGCATCGTGGTCGAGGCCTACCAGCAACTGGTCGCCGAGGGCTACCTGAGCAGCCGGCCCGGCGGCTACACCCGGGTCGCGGCCGGCCCGGCCGAACCCCCGCCGGTGCTGCCACCGGCGCGGGCGAGCGGGGCCGTGGTCGACTTCGGTTACGGGCGGGCCGACGTCGCGCACTTCCCGCGGGCGGCGTGGCTGCGGTCGCTGCGCCGGGTGCTGACCCACGCGCCCGACGAGCGGTTCGGCTATGCCAGCGGGCAGGGCGTGCCGGAGCTGCGACTCGCCCTCGCCGACTATCTCAACCGGGTGCGCGGCACCGTCGTCACGCCGTCGACGGTGGTTGTCACCAACGGCTTCGCACAGGGCATCGCGCTGGTGGTGCAACAGCTGGCCCGGCGCGGCGCCCGGCGCATCGCGGTCGAGGACCCGTCACCCGACGACGACGCCAGGGCACACGCCCGCGCCGCCGGTCTCGAGGTGATCGGCGTGCCGGTTGGTCCGGACGGCGTCGACGTGCGCAGCCTCGAAGCCGTGTCCGCGGACGCGCTGGTGCTGACCCCGTCGCACCAGTGGCCGACCGGCGGCGTGCTGCCGGCCGCGGCCCGGTCGGCGGTGCTGCGCTGGGCCCGTACCTCCGGAGCGGTGGTGATCGAAGATGACTACGACGCGGAGCACCGCTACGACCGGGCGCCGGTGGGCGCGTTGCAGGGCCTCGACCCGGACCGGGTGATCTACGCCGGCACGGCCAGCAAGACGCTCGCGCCCGGGCTGCGGGTGGGCTGGCTGGTGGCGCCGCCGGGTTGGGTCGACGACCTGGCGGCGGCCAAGGTCGACGCCGATCGCGGCTCGTCGGCGATCGACCAACTCGCACTCGCCGACTTCCTCGCGCACGGCGAGTTCGACCGGCACCTGCGCCGGATGCGCCCGGTCTACCGGCGCCGCCGGGACGCCCTGCTGGCCGCGCTGGCGGCCCACCTACCCGGGTTCCGGCCAGCGGGTGTGGCGGCCGGCCTGCACCTGGTCGCCTGGTTGCCGCCGGGACTCACCGAGGAGGCGGTCGTCACCGCCGGCCTGTCCCGGGGCGTCGCCGTCTACGGCGTCGGCCGCTACCGCCTCTCGCCCGGGCCGGCGGGCCTCATCTTCGGCTACGCCACCCTCGACCCGCCGGCGATCGAGGAGGGGATCGCCCACCTCGCCGCCGCCCTCCGCTCCGACGATTCGAGACACACCTAA
- a CDS encoding FAD-binding oxidoreductase, with the protein MTTTPASLTGQVLLPTDDGYDAARSVWNAMVDRRPRLIVRCGTVTDVVNAVRYARDHDLEIGVRCGGHSVLGLAVPADGLMIDLTPMGGVTVDPRTRRAVVQGGALLGALDRAAQRHGLATTAGNVSHTGVGGLTLGGGMGWLARQYGLSCDNVESYQVVTADGAVVTASRHEHPELFWGLRGGGGNFGIVTAFEFRLHPVGTRALLASYSFDPADAVAVLEGWRDLSAAAPRQATFQASVGANGLVDVGFVWVGDPAQGRRLTHDFAGLGRIREQHVRELSYLDLQTIDDTTDGHFFRRYWKGLYLDRFPAAAAAAFAERGDADPALRPGVSLQAYGGAIQDVPDDEAAYGQRGTLFEFVAAGRWEDAAEDSDRMAAARAAAAPLSAYSSGMYLNTLSDEGAAGVRRAFPAATLTRLIALKRTYDPNNIFHLNQNIAP; encoded by the coding sequence ATGACGACGACGCCAGCATCCCTCACCGGACAGGTCCTCTTACCTACCGACGACGGCTACGACGCCGCGCGCTCCGTCTGGAACGCGATGGTCGACCGCCGGCCGCGGCTGATCGTGCGGTGCGGCACGGTCACCGACGTGGTCAACGCCGTCCGCTACGCGCGCGACCACGACCTCGAGATCGGCGTGCGCTGCGGCGGCCACAGCGTGCTCGGGCTCGCCGTACCCGCTGATGGTCTGATGATCGACCTCACCCCGATGGGCGGCGTCACCGTGGATCCGCGCACGAGGCGCGCCGTGGTGCAGGGTGGCGCGCTGCTCGGCGCCCTCGACCGCGCCGCGCAGCGGCACGGCCTGGCCACCACGGCCGGCAACGTCTCACACACCGGCGTCGGCGGCCTCACCCTCGGCGGCGGGATGGGCTGGCTGGCGCGGCAGTACGGGCTGTCCTGCGACAACGTCGAGTCCTACCAGGTGGTGACCGCCGACGGCGCCGTGGTCACGGCCAGCCGGCACGAGCACCCGGAGTTGTTCTGGGGCCTGCGCGGCGGCGGCGGCAACTTCGGCATCGTCACCGCGTTCGAGTTCCGGCTGCATCCGGTCGGCACCCGGGCGCTGCTGGCCAGCTACTCGTTCGATCCGGCCGACGCGGTCGCGGTGCTCGAGGGCTGGCGCGACCTCAGCGCGGCGGCGCCCCGCCAGGCCACGTTCCAGGCCTCGGTCGGCGCCAACGGGCTGGTCGACGTCGGCTTCGTCTGGGTCGGTGACCCCGCGCAGGGGCGCCGGCTGACCCACGACTTCGCCGGGCTGGGCCGGATCCGCGAGCAGCACGTCCGCGAACTGTCCTACCTGGACCTGCAAACGATCGACGACACGACGGACGGGCACTTCTTCCGGCGCTACTGGAAGGGGCTCTACCTCGACCGCTTCCCGGCTGCCGCCGCGGCCGCGTTCGCCGAGCGGGGCGACGCCGACCCGGCCCTGCGCCCGGGAGTGTCGTTGCAGGCCTACGGCGGCGCGATCCAGGACGTGCCCGACGACGAGGCCGCCTACGGCCAGCGCGGCACGCTCTTCGAGTTCGTCGCGGCCGGCCGGTGGGAGGACGCGGCGGAGGACAGCGACCGGATGGCGGCCGCCCGGGCCGCGGCGGCGCCCCTGTCGGCGTACTCCAGTGGCATGTATCTCAACACCCTCAGCGACGAGGGTGCCGCCGGCGTGCGGCGGGCCTTCCCGGCGGCCACGCTGACCCGGCTGATCGCGCTCAAGCGGACCTACGACCCGAACAACATCTTCCACCTGAACCAGAACATCGCTCCCTAA
- a CDS encoding trypsin-like serine protease: MTRLRRMALCAVAAIALVAGGGALAGPANASPAVPTGPQPIVGGTTAAQGEFPWMVRLSMGCGGAMYTTSLVLTAAHCVNGTGTNTSITATWGSVDLQDPSRTTRQSNYVYRAPGYNGNGKDWALIRLASPISSPLLRIATDTSLHSGSFTVAGWGAAVQGGGQQRYLRKATVPFISDSTCAAQGGEYAGLIANEEICAGVLPGGGIDTCQGDSGGPMFKRDASNEWVQVGITSWGIGCAQPNAPGVYTEVRTFAADILAAAVSLGGGPGGGGVAVGNPGSRTSTVGTAVSATHSASGGTAPYTWSATGLPPGLSISSSTGTVSGTPTTAGSYGVTVTATAAAGGSGSTSYTWTVNAVGGCGAITNGTDLTIPDVSTVESTITVSGCSGNASASSSVEVHIVHTYRGDLVVTLVAPDGSLYTLHNRTGGSADNLDSTFTVNLSSEARNGAWKLRVRDAAAADTGYLNSWTLTL, from the coding sequence GTGACCCGACTACGACGAATGGCGCTGTGCGCCGTCGCCGCGATCGCACTGGTGGCCGGCGGTGGAGCGCTCGCCGGCCCGGCCAATGCGTCGCCGGCGGTCCCGACCGGTCCGCAACCGATCGTCGGCGGCACGACGGCCGCGCAGGGCGAGTTCCCGTGGATGGTCCGGCTGTCGATGGGCTGCGGCGGGGCGATGTATACGACCAGCCTGGTGTTGACCGCGGCACACTGCGTCAACGGCACCGGCACCAACACGTCGATCACCGCGACCTGGGGCTCCGTCGACCTACAGGACCCGTCCCGGACCACCCGGCAGTCCAACTACGTCTACCGCGCACCCGGCTACAACGGCAACGGGAAGGACTGGGCGCTGATCCGCCTGGCCAGCCCGATCAGCAGCCCGCTGCTGCGGATCGCCACCGACACGTCGCTGCACAGCGGCTCGTTCACGGTGGCCGGCTGGGGTGCCGCGGTGCAGGGCGGTGGCCAGCAGCGCTACCTGCGCAAGGCGACCGTGCCGTTCATCAGCGACAGCACCTGCGCGGCACAGGGCGGCGAGTATGCCGGCCTGATCGCCAACGAGGAGATCTGCGCGGGCGTGCTGCCCGGCGGCGGCATCGACACCTGCCAGGGCGACTCCGGCGGCCCGATGTTCAAGCGCGACGCCAGCAACGAGTGGGTGCAGGTCGGCATCACCTCCTGGGGCATCGGCTGCGCCCAGCCCAACGCGCCCGGCGTCTACACCGAGGTGCGCACGTTCGCCGCCGACATCCTGGCGGCCGCGGTCTCGCTCGGCGGCGGCCCCGGCGGTGGCGGCGTCGCGGTGGGCAACCCGGGCAGCCGGACCTCGACGGTCGGCACGGCGGTCTCCGCCACGCACAGCGCCTCCGGTGGCACCGCGCCCTACACCTGGTCGGCGACCGGCCTCCCGCCGGGCCTGTCGATCTCCTCGTCGACCGGCACGGTCAGCGGCACGCCGACCACCGCCGGTTCTTACGGCGTGACGGTGACCGCGACCGCGGCGGCCGGCGGTTCCGGCAGCACCTCCTACACCTGGACGGTCAACGCGGTCGGCGGCTGCGGCGCCATCACCAACGGCACCGACCTGACCATTCCCGACGTGTCCACCGTGGAGAGCACGATCACCGTGTCGGGTTGCTCCGGCAACGCCTCGGCCTCGTCCAGCGTCGAGGTGCACATCGTGCACACCTACCGCGGCGACCTCGTCGTGACCCTGGTCGCGCCGGACGGCAGCCTCTACACGCTGCACAACCGCACGGGCGGCAGCGCCGACAACCTCGACTCGACCTTCACCGTCAACCTGTCGAGCGAGGCCCGCAACGGTGCCTGGAAGCTGCGGGTGCGCGACGCCGCGGCGGCCGA